In Herbaspirillum sp. WKF16, one genomic interval encodes:
- a CDS encoding SDR family oxidoreductase → MDLGLKGKTALVCASSKGLGRACALSLAREGVAVTMLARGKEALEAAAAEIRAETGAAITTVACDITTPEGRALALAACPSPDILVTNAGGPKPGDFRDWSRDDWIAAVDANMLTPIELIKATVDGMIARRFGRIVNITSSAVRAPIDILGLSNGARSGLTGFIAGLSRKTVAHNVTINNLLPGPFETDRLRATAQGAANDSGKSVDDVLAERRKQNPAGRFGDPAEFGDACAYLCSAQAGFITGQNMLLDGGAYPGTF, encoded by the coding sequence ATGGATTTAGGACTCAAGGGTAAAACCGCGCTGGTATGCGCATCGAGCAAGGGCCTGGGCCGCGCCTGCGCGCTCTCGCTGGCGCGCGAAGGCGTGGCCGTGACCATGCTGGCGCGCGGCAAGGAAGCGCTGGAAGCGGCCGCCGCCGAGATCCGCGCCGAGACCGGCGCCGCCATCACCACCGTGGCTTGCGACATCACCACGCCCGAAGGCCGCGCCCTGGCGCTGGCCGCCTGTCCCAGCCCGGACATCCTGGTGACCAACGCCGGCGGCCCCAAGCCCGGCGACTTCCGCGACTGGTCGCGCGACGACTGGATCGCCGCCGTCGACGCCAACATGCTGACCCCGATCGAGCTCATCAAGGCCACGGTCGACGGCATGATCGCGCGCCGCTTCGGCCGCATCGTCAACATCACCTCCAGCGCGGTGCGCGCCCCGATCGACATCCTCGGCCTCTCCAACGGCGCCCGCTCGGGCCTGACCGGCTTCATCGCCGGCCTCTCGCGCAAGACCGTGGCCCACAACGTCACCATCAACAACCTGCTCCCCGGCCCCTTCGAAACCGACCGCCTGCGCGCCACCGCCCAGGGCGCGGCCAACGACAGCGGCAAGAGCGTGGACGACGTGCTGGCCGAACGCCGCAAGCAAAACCCCGCCGGCCGCTTCGGCGACCCGGCCGAGTTCGGCGACGCCTGCGCCTACCTCTGCAGCGCCCAGGCCGGCTTCATCACCGGCCAGAACATGCTGCTCGACGGCGGCGCCTACCCGGGCACGTTCTGA